A region of the Channa argus isolate prfri chromosome 3, Channa argus male v1.0, whole genome shotgun sequence genome:
GCTATGGTTGAAGGGGTGGGAGagtgagaaaattaaaaatgtacgtGTGGTCAAAATTTccaatacagtaaaatatttggGAGTCCCAAAGTGTAAGCTTTTGTGACAAACATGTGTTTTGATAAGAATGTAACTACTTATTACCCTAAAACCATTAGTACCACAAGTGTGTTCGAAAATATTGTTGCAAATTGGTGTAAAGAATGTATCCAGTGtagtaacaaaataaataaaaatcatggtCATTTTGTATCAGACCCTTAAGCCTATAGTAATGAATATATGTTAATTGTTTTGCATGAAAAGTTTCTTTCCTCGTGCATTAAAGTAAGACCGAAATTTGCATTACTCCATCTATCATGGTGCATTAATGGTGAACCTCACAGTTGGGCCTAACTTTCATTGCCTCCTTCTAGTAACAATCACTAATAATCAGGTAGTGTTATGAAAGTGGTCACGCTCCAGGTGGTTTGATTACATTTGTGAAACAAAGTCAGGGGAAATGCAGAAACAGAAGACAGGATTAGATGATTAACcagcaacaaaataaacagatcCTCCCTCCTGGGTTCTCTAAAGACTTCCTGAATGgaaataaatcataaaagtgACAACTTACTTTCAAAGTCTTCATTGTCTGAGCCCAGTCCATCTGACTTATCTGCGGTATTGCAGTTAGCAGGATACTGCTGGCTTTGTTAGCATTCTCCTTCATTGTCTTCATCACATTGTCAACACAGACCTGAAAggagggcaaaaaaaaaaaaaaaaaaaaaaaaagccaactgATAAGAAGTAATGCAAATTTCACTTCCTTCTTTCAGTCACTTTGTATTTCccctaaaaatgtgttttgacatgTATCCttccttatttgtttttttttttttttgtaacagaatGCACTGTGAATAACACTTGAAAAAACTCTCAATTGACATTTCTTGCAGCAATACATGACATGAAGTTACCATGCTGTGATATCAGGACTGCTGCACTGAGTTCAGTCACATGCAATTTCATATTCTAAACAGTTCCATTCATTCGCCCATCTGTCATCTTTAACTGCGGTTATTGTTGTGGGTAGCTGGGTGCTGGAGAAGAGATGTGGAAACGAGACCAGTCTCCCTCGGGGCAAATACAAAAAGataaacattcacactcacacctatgGGAAATTTGGAGTCAATAAttgacctaacatgcatgtctttgaaaacccacacaagtacatagagaaaggctgcagccaaaAGGTAGATCTGAACCAGGCACACAATTTTCCctcttaattttaaaacaaaattggtGGTCATCTGCATTGTTAAAACAAATTCCAACAAGATAAAAAGCTGTGAGTCCGCaatattttctaaattgctGAGCCTGTCTGtttttcacaacaaaaatgaattgttgtgatgaaattacattttgaaaattgcTTGGTGATatagttaaaattaaaaaaggaggaaaaaaaaattcctcaAAACATGTGGACACTGTAGCTATTAGCAAGATAGATTGTTTTTGGAGAAGAACagttttaatagattttttgcCTCGTGGAAATTCCCCATTTATCTTTAGAAGATCTGGTCAATTTATCCAAGCATACTGTAACTATGAAGCAGATCTCAACACAGTGAGTTCCACTGCGTTGGCTGACACCATGGTGCTGACATCAGTACCACCgaatttgtttctttgtcacaGGGAGGAAATGGGCAGACAGCAGTGAACTGTGTTTGAGACTCAAACCCAgtttaacaataattttaatttactgcTGGCCTGGGTTCATAGCATGCTAAGTGTTGCAAGCTGCTATCAGAGTTTAAATATGATGAGTTCCTTTCTTCTGCCTCAAGGCAAAGTTGACAagcattttgttaataaaatatgcagACTCACCACAAATCATTATACAAATACTTAAATCCATACCAAATGTCAGCTAgcatgaagattaaaaaaaaagaaaagaatcaaaAACACCTCTGATGGAGAGTTCTTGTGGGTCAAGTCCCTAGAACTGTTTGGTCACAAagcatttgatctttttttaatttttatttcattatgacGATGGACTAAAGAAAGCGAGTGTAAAGTGAAGCCAAGCTGCATCAGAGCAGGTAGACAACGCTGAATAAAGCAGAAAGAACTGATTCCATGTCTATTTTATTATTGCTATAGCTTAAGTTGCACAATGTAACTTTAATGAGCATTTAACGCAGTGCCGATCATCATTGTGCTGGAACATGTCACCTAATGATAAACATTGTACACTATTAAAAAGACAGGAATAAACTAAACAGTGGAAGTGAACGCACAGACCGaaaacgggaaaaaaaaaaaaaaaaagataaattctTGATTTTGGACTTTGAATGCGATAACAAGAACAAAATATACATGCCCATCTTAACATGCTTAACAACCAAAAATTATTAGGTTCTCATTGTAAATCTCAAATAAAGTGTCATTAAATTCCTAAATTGTAAGCCACAGAAGGGAGTGTTAAATTTATGCAACAATTCATGTACTGTCAGTGCAGATTCAAAGAGTAGTACATTGTTTTGCTAGTAGTCAGCTGTGCACTCTAGTTGAAAGTTTATGAAATTCTAAGCTCTTCCATCTGTAATGTCTGACATTGTGAAACACCACTTTATTCACAGGACTGTAAAAACACTACTGCAAACAAGACAGCCCTTTCATTTAGGCAGGATTATTTATCTGGTGTATTCACCTCCAGAcacactgatgctgcagctaTAGGGTAAAGATAAAATTCTGTTTGCATGTCAAAAAGTAACAATATCtgagaaataaattatataCTTACTCAAGCAGACACAGTGAGTTACAATATTACTTCTGTCTCAAGTTTAACCTCCTGTAACCCTCATTAACTCTTCCCTTGagtgctttgtttttgtgtattactCAACCACTTGGTTCATGTTTGTGAGGATGAAAACCATAAAGCTCATGACTCAGTGTGAGTCAACCTCCTCTGGCAGGGCTTCCACCGGAGGCTGGCAAGCAAGCTGACTGGGGGcggtggtggtggggtgggggtagGGGGGGTGGCAGGAGGTAGTATTAGGCTGAGCGGAAGGATGTGGCGAGCACTCTGCAACAGGAGGGGGAAGAGGTCAGCTGGAGGAACTCGGAAGTGGAGTTGTGAGTTGGGGTGGTTCAGTGACAGATaagccaaaacacaaacacacacacacactatccgCTGCATTAACCAGTGTCTAACAGTAGGTCACTCGGAAGCCATAAGAAACCACACATTCTCTATAGTCTACTTATGGAGTTCAAATTGCAAAAAGCTGTGAAAAACCTAGCACTGCATACaataacagattttaaaaacatgtctattttattttactaatttggttatacataaaaaaaaaacaactaaaaaaaacaatggaaagtTCAAAGCACTATGTCAGAGAACTATAACTAATTAACGAggtttcctttttaaacaaaatgttttccccCCAGTTACATGTTGTTTGGGTAGACATTAAGTAACGATTTCTAAAACGAATAGATTTGTACTGATCACAAACTAACAAGGAGGAGCATTATTAAGAATTAGTGGTCTCCAGTTATCAAGGTCCATTTGTCACAAGTACTGTTTGAGAAATCTCCAAGACTAAGGAAtaattgattaaaacaaaataattattattgcaGCTGTGGCTCAAGAAGTCAGGTAAGTTGTTCAatcgaccacagggtcagcagTTCAGTCCTCGGGCaaaacactaaacccccaaGTTGGTCCTTTGTGCGTTTGTCTGTCCCTTACTTTGCATTGAATAAACCATCTgcaaaattaatttagtttgttttgagaaaacaaaaacaaaaacaaaaaaaaacagaccccttacattttttaataaaaatctgtttgtgCAGTGATTCAGATGTGTGGAACAAAGCGACCGTACACAATCTCAAACCCAACAATATTTAACTGAGTAATGTTGCATTGACAAAATGCGTGATACAATAGTGGTTGttaaacaatgaaacaaacatcaatgaaacaaaaatgaaggaTGTAAAATCACATAAAGGGCCCCAAGATATATCACCCCTGGCCAACACTtactcacaaaaacaacaaggaCACTACATCAAAGTGATCAAAACAGCTAGTATGACCACCTTGCCACTCACCGCCTCCTCATGTTCCTTCCAACAGTCGTAGTCCGTTGCCATGGCAATGCTGGCATAGCACAAACCAGCCTCCTTGGCGAGAACCACCTCTGGCACAGTAGTCATATTGATGACATCAGCGCCCCACTGGCGGAACATCAGGCTCTCTGCCCGCGAGGAAAAGCGGGGTCCCTCAATGGTCAGCATGGTCCCTCGGACATGGCACTTGATGCCCAAACTCCGTGCCACCTCCACCAAAACCTGCAGCAAGATTAACATATAGTCTCTACTTCAATTAATCCAATAAAGGAAATGCTTCAGTTTCCACCCACCCAACCAACCCccacacccacccccacccccacacggTTGATTGAGGCCATTGACATCGAGACAAGGAAGCTCCAATACAATACCCAAAGGATTTTAACCTAAATTCAGCATCCTGAGACTGTACACTACGCGGAAGGAAGGATGCAGAGGAGTAGAGAGGGTCAGAGACGAtatccaggatgaaacaaaGATCAATGAAAGCATCAGGAAGATGGCCCAAAGTGATGACGTGCTTGGTGAATACTTCATGTTTAGTGAGTACCTCAGGCAGCCgaaaccagaggagcaagaGAAGAAAGAATAGGAAccatcatgaaaaaaaaaaaaaaacaaacctgtgcACAACCTGTGTTACCACCAGcagacagataaaaaaatcCTACCAGTGCCTGGATAAAGgtggactgaaagacagcacagaggcactaatcctGCATGCAAGTACTAGATCAACTagactccaggtgcaggctgtgcaaagatgcccctgagacAATGTAGCACAGGGGTGCCCAATACGTTGATCGCGATCTAATGGTTGATCCCAAAGGTAGTGTGGGTAGAtcgcatggaattaacaaagtagacaTCAGACGATCATCCGTCCTCACTATAAAATTATTCTATTCAGTGCAAATCAGCAGAGTaaggtaatgacaaaaaatgtacagagttgtattgtgcaatatgggttcatgtagttatgcaagctacaccaacatatattgtgGATGTAAAGAATTCTCTGCATATTGataattaaatacatgttttgtatttttatagtagtaGATAATTTTGACTTAACCTTTATTTTACCAGgaaaaacaagattaaaaatctctttttccAAGAGTGTTCTGGCCAAGACAGGCAGCAACACAATCCACTAGTTCCGccacacaataaaatgtatctGTGGCTACCTTAAACTCATTTGAGTGAACCACAAATGTAGCATCTGCTTCTATCAAAATCTGCAGGTGTGCTAGTGTGCGTTCAGCGACACTACAGTGTCACACAAACCCACTAAGTTGTGGGTCTGTATTTCGGCAGAAAGTGGCTTTGTGGCCCTTATTTTGACAGGGGCAAAAAAGGGTAAAAGTAAGAATTTTTccttcaacataatatttactttacatttagtaCAAATTTTTCATCAGAACTCAATTAGTTCATTAAGAGCTTTACACATAGTATATTTTAGTGTGAATAATTGTACAAAAGCTCAAGAAGAACAGGAAGTGCAGTGTATGAAACGTGAAGAGGAATTCAAAAACTCACCTCTCTGGTTCTGTTGCAGAATGGCTCAGCCATGGGGATGTGAGACACACCTAGAGGACTTGTGGGTTGCCCATCATACAGTGTCTGAGCTCTCTTGGTAGTCCTGGCATAAAGAAGCAAAGAACAAAACACTCAAAGCAATCTATtgaatttaaagaaacagtttAGGGTTTAGTTACCGTAAATCAGTTCAATCCATATAAAGTAATAACTTAGCTGGATTTGTTTGGCAAATCCCAAACTAAATATCAGACAATTCATTTGAACATatacatttaatgtaattttgtcCAGTAgagcaccaaaaaaaaataaaaaaataagaagaaaatgtataaacaatgaaaattgtaaactgaaaacacatcagaaaaagaaagatagtGAACAAGTACTACGGGGACAGAGTTTTAGCAAAGAATGAGCTGAAGGAACAATTCCAGGAAATGTAacaatactaatactaatatgCCAAGTTGAAAAGTAAATCATGTCAAAGTTTCTAAAATCAGCCACCATTTTAGTGATGAACTACATGTTTTCTGAACCAGCTGAAATGTTTCTAAAGGtacaaaaggcaaaaaagaaagCCATTATGAACTCCTGCAGTGGCCAGCGAGACAAAATATTAGTAAAATTGAGACAGACCAGAACTATATTTATTCTTAGGAGCGCAGGTGTCCCTAAAGGAAATACATTAGAGGCAAACTTATTTCTCCAACATGACTCAGTACtgatttgtttatgtaatgCAAGTCCCTTTAGTGAGCCAACCTCTGTTTACTGTTCAACTTTAGCAGTTACAAATGTTTGATAAACTCCTAAATCAGAAAACCTGTAGGTTTTTATGAGTTTTCAGTGTCAGTCTAACTGATGTTCACAACCTATAGCTACAACCTAAGACTAACAATAATTTGAACTAAACTATTCCCCTAAAAATGTCTGTGtcagtataaataaaaacaaaaaataactaaacataGATACACTATCAATGTCACCAGTAACAGCGTTGACTAAAGATGGGACACTGCTATCTAAATCCTTTATGAACTTGTTAATAGTGTCAGACCTCGAAGCTCACTTAAACAGGTGTgcctgcaaaataaatattaagaaaaactgaagtcaCATTCAAAGACTATGCAAGACTTGCAGGCTGTAGCTAGGTGTTCATAGGTGTTGTTGAAAGAGATGAGAGCCTTGAGAAAGCTGATGTTTGCTTATATGTTAATAACTATTTACATAGTGTGAATGTTGGCACTGACAATGTTTAAATAAGCTCGCTTGCAGATGATTACTAGTAGATCCCAGAATGCATCCGTATTTTATAAAGTTCTCAGAGGGCATTAATAGAGAACAACTGTCCTCTTGTTTCTAGCTGAGTCAGTTGGGTCTCAGTCACATCACCAGCCTGTCTCCTACTTCCAGCTCTTTAAGAACAGAGCTCAAGAGAACAGTACACAAAAGACTGGCTCACTTAGCCCAATGACCTGAAAACATCAGCAATTCTGAGCTTCACTCTAACCCCCAGTTATTTTGTACCTACTGTTCAGTTACATTAAGGTATATCATACATGAATATGTAATAGAGTAAGTAAAAGATTTCTCAGAAGTAAGGTTTCATGCTAAACTTTGGTTTACGTCTATTTTCTTAGGGATTAACAAGCCATAACAAGAAATTATTTCAGACATCTAAAATATGCACGTCTGGCGTGAGTAATCTTAAAATGATGCCCAACCCTATCGTTAAGACTTAagtaaatacttaaatattttatccTAACTACAGCACTGCCCtgctgaaaaaaatgaacaggAGTGTGTGGGATAAATGGAAGTACAAAGTTTGCTGGGCTGGCATTTTAttagcaacaaaacatcaggaCCACTATTGCAGATAAAGGCTTATTGCACAGCTTATAactgtcaaacatttaaattatttatttaaagcaaaaaggATTGGACAACTATACATGTTGGATATGCTGCAAATTCTCTGTTTCCAACAGATCTATTTCACTAGATCTAAATGGCATGATTCAAATTACTAGATACAATAATATGATTTGTAGAAAGGTACTTCTTGCATTTATGTCATGAAAGgtgtttgtaaattaaatgacaaaatagttAATACTAGCTACTTTCATTTATCTGGAGGTGTAATAATATACTgcttatgtttttaattaatacatattaactaaatgtaaatgttgacaTGCTACTTTTTCACCATGAGCACTTTTATTAATGTCAACATCCACCATTAGAAAAAGTtaagtgaaaatgaaaccagGAGAATCTGAATCAAGGGTCATGCTAGGAGGATTTGGAACCTCACTGCAAAACGCCTTTTAAGGCCTGTGGGTGtctgaaaatttaaaaactcaaaGCCATCACTTCCGACAAACAGATAGCAGacgtgcttttttttttttttttttttgagtagtCAGAGAAAAGACATAAACAGAGATTATGACCTAATACTAGCATCAATTAAATGCCACGAAGCCTTCAGAGACGAGCAGTCACATGTTGTAGGACATGTCTGAGCAAGTCCCAACAAGCAACTTCCTCATTTCTGTTAAACCGATCCTCTGTGTGCTTGATACTGGTAGTTGTCCATGCTGGTGAAGGGCATGAATAGGCCAAGCAAAGCTGCAAATATTTGGATAAAGTTGTGTCCAGAGGAACACACCGAAATTACTAACCAGTTATATATCAATTCAATGGTAACTAGGGTCCCATCTTATATATTGAGTTAGTGTTTGCAAATTTACAGCCAACTCTTGCTCCTTAATTACTACAAGGAAAAATGTACTGGTGTGTGTCTTGAGGTCAGGCGTTAAATATGCTTTTttgtgcaaaagaaaaaacatattctCAGGTTAAccagtaaatgtgtgtatgccGAGATCACCCGCTAATCTAAACCACAGAGAAAATACCTAGTGTGTTGCATGCTGTGATCAGCAGCTGTAAATGAGCTGCAAATTCAGTCAGTAACACAGGAGGAGCAATCTTTGTCAAAATTGTCTAGTGAACATATTATTTATAGCCACTTTAACTAATCAGACCAAAAAAATGCCATAATGGGCAAATTTCTTAATGATTAAAATTACTAAATTAGATGAATGAGGAAAGAATGCAGATATTCTTACAACTCAAAGCGATATGGTGAATGAAACATGAGACAGGAAGTTTACAGACTGTTTACAGAAATATCTTTGTAGCAAAGGTCGTGCATTATTTTGGTTAAGCCATGTCTACAGattaaaagtaacatttttaattctcATTAAAACTGAGCAAATAGTGATACTTGAGagcacaacaaaacatctaGCAGAGATGAACAGATCTTCTGACATCAAATATGTCAGCAACATAAATCCTGTGAGATGTGTGGGAAAATACGTATATTGTTAGGGGAGACCTCCAGTACAATCATTACAGGATAACAACCAAAAACCCTCCACAGACAAAGGagttaaagacaaaaaattcaAGTAGCTAGCAAAGCTAATCTTACTTTACACAATTTAAGCCATATAACATccataaagtgtgttttttctcttgcaCAAATACAATTTGTGCTCAGAAGATCAGTTTATCTCagcaataacacacacaaaggttcTGTAGGTTATGCACCTCAAGGCATGAACACACTTTTCAATCGCAGTGTTACAAAGCCCAAAGCAGCTTGAAAAGAATGTCAGTCATATGAGTCACGGATTTTTAACAGTATGAAAGCAACTGCTCAGCAAATAATTCACCAAAATTGCTCACGATCCTACATTTACCACACTATGCTGAACAGCACAGATTGCATGGGGGTGCCTGGattgaaacacaaacagaaaaattaagCTCATGCGGCCAGTATCCATAAAGAGAAGCAACCTTGGTCTCATACAAAAATgcaactgtttgttttcttgtacCTAATTTCACTTTACATAGGAATTCCTCCATTACCATCACAACCATTTTTGGCCCAATCTATGGAGACAGCTGCTCTAATATTGAATATACCATTAGTACAATCACTTAAAACTAATTAGGATTAAATGTTGATCTAACTCTTGTGTTTTACCTGATCTAGCAAAAGAACCACCTTTTATGTTCCGCCATGTAATAAGTATAAAATGTGAGTCAAATTATAACATGTTGAAAATAATTTCTCTTATTTCATTCTGAAAAGTATAACAAGAAAACAGATTAAATGATCTGAGAATCACACTTTCCTGCCAAACTTCTCTATCCTGTTAGGATCGTATCTGGAACTCCTGTTCTGGTTATATTCCACCCACCTGTCAATGAATTGATCTATGATGACAATATCTCCTGGCTGAATCTCCTCTCGGAGTGAACCACAGGCTGTGGTGACCAGTAAATGTGTACAGCCCTCATTTCTCAGCGCCCAAATGTTGGCCTGGTAGTTCACATTCGATGGCATTATAGTGTGTTGTCTTCCATGCCTAATTATTGGGAGACAAAACATGGACATGCACACCTAGACCtaaaacaaactattaaaaaaaataagacttttAAAAGAATTGCAGATGGTAGATTTTATGCAGATTTTATATCACATTACACATGCATGCTTTTCCACTAGATGGTGCtaaaagaacacattttcatAGATTCACATTTCAAACTTTGCTAAAAACACCCTTTCCTACCTTGCAAGGAGCACACACTCAACGTTTTTTATCTTCCCCAATATTAGAGCATCTGATGGCTGTTCAAGAAGagcaaaatatatattaattttccactgcaagaaaaaaaggTAGAAATATTGCATATACTACCCTTTCTGAATAAGAAACATTTGTGGATCACAAATTCAGAAGATACAACTTACCTTTCCATATGGTGTGTCAACATAACGCTCAGTCCGTCCCTCCAAGATATCTGGATCATCAAGGCCTGAACCACCAATTATTccaatctacaaaaaaaaaaaaaaaatgtaaagtcatCAATAGACAGTTCCATCAAAATCACATCTGACCAAAACAAGGTAATAACTAAGAACCTTGAAATCCTTATATCTCATAAAGTGGAAACAGCAAATTgttgacatttcttttaataaaaacgTAAATAATAATTAGTCATTAAAATAATTGCCCGTTAATCGTCTCTCAAATTCAATAAAATGCTCTTTTTGGTGGATGTAGGTGTGGTGATGTTGATTTGTGTTATACTGACATATACTGGAAGGGCAAAATCCTAAAAACACCGGTTACTGTAATAATCAGGAGTTTAAATAAGCACATCTCTACAAGTTTGATCGGAAACTGAACTCTTGTATTTAAGACTGCATGAGTTTTAGCTAGGTGGTACCTATCAGAGACATTGTATTTCAAACTGGCAAAAATGTGCCTGTGTAACAATGACTCGGGTTACTTTCAATTTCAGCTAGATCCATTTTGCTGAAAACACTTCAAGTTAATGGACTGCACACTTCTTCAAACGACGTTTACCAGGCAGACAGCTGGCACCGTGCAGTGGCTATAACACGTGCCACAGACGCTGCACCTGAGATCATCCACCTTTAGCTGTTACCACGAAGATACCCTGCAGTTAGCATGAAAGCGTTAGCTCGTCACGTTGCAATGGCCATTAATTTAGAAATGCAGACACGAAAAATAGCTTTGCTAACGCAATGCTAACTGCTACATT
Encoded here:
- the mtap gene encoding S-methyl-5'-thioadenosine phosphorylase isoform X3 codes for the protein MIGIIGGSGLDDPDILEGRTERYVDTPYGKPSDALILGKIKNVECVLLARHGRQHTIMPSNVNYQANIWALRNEGCTHLLVTTACGSLREEIQPGDIVIIDQFIDRTTKRAQTLYDGQPTSPLGVSHIPMAEPFCNRTREVLVEVARSLGIKCHVRGTMLTIEGPRFSSRAESLMFRQWGADVINMTTVPEVVLAKEAGLCYASIAMATDYDCWKEHEEAVSGKVCVDNVMKTMKENANKASSILLTAIPQISQMDWAQTMKTLKSVAQSSIMIPKH
- the mtap gene encoding S-methyl-5'-thioadenosine phosphorylase isoform X4 encodes the protein MASAVPIKIGIIGGSGLDDPDILEGRTERYVDTPYGKPSDALILGKIKNVECVLLARHGRQHTIMPSNVNYQANIWALRNEGCTHLLVTTACGSLREEIQPGDIVIIDQFIDRTTKRAQTLYDGQPTSPLGVSHIPMAEPFCNRTREVLVEVARSLGIKCHVRGTMLTIEGPRFSSRAESLMFRQWGADVINMTTVPEVVLAKEAGLCYASIAMATDYDCWKEHEEASARHILPLSLILPPATPPTPTPPPPPPVSLLASLRWKPCQRRLTHTES
- the mtap gene encoding S-methyl-5'-thioadenosine phosphorylase isoform X1 yields the protein MASAVPIKIGIIGGSGLDDPDILEGRTERYVDTPYGKPSDALILGKIKNVECVLLARHGRQHTIMPSNVNYQANIWALRNEGCTHLLVTTACGSLREEIQPGDIVIIDQFIDRTTKRAQTLYDGQPTSPLGVSHIPMAEPFCNRTREVLVEVARSLGIKCHVRGTMLTIEGPRFSSRAESLMFRQWGADVINMTTVPEVVLAKEAGLCYASIAMATDYDCWKEHEEAVSGKVCVDNVMKTMKENANKASSILLTAIPQISQMDWAQTMKTLKSVAQSSIMIPKH
- the mtap gene encoding S-methyl-5'-thioadenosine phosphorylase isoform X2; the encoded protein is MASAVPIKIGIIGGSGLDDPDILEGRTERYVDTPYGKPSDALILGKIKNVECVLLARHGRQHTIMPSNVNYQANIWALRNEGCTHLLVTTACGSLREEIQPGDIVIIDQFIDRTTKRAQTLYDGQPTSPLGVSHIPMAEPFCNRTREVLVEVARSLGIKCHVRGTMLTIEGPRFSSRAESLMFRQWGADVINMTTVPEVVLAKEAGLCYASIAMATDYDCWKEHEEAVCVDNVMKTMKENANKASSILLTAIPQISQMDWAQTMKTLKSVAQSSIMIPKH